The genomic stretch CGATGCCTGCGTTCTTCCGGCTTGTCAACTGCTGCTTGAAAGGTCGGGCATCAAGGCAGTATCTCGTGGGGATCCCATTAAAATGACCAGAGCCATATCGAAAATTGTAAGTAATCGATTTGGAAGCTGTCCGTACagtgcgaatttttttcttttgtaaataTAACTCACGATCAATGGATCCAGGTGGGATTGCTGTTGGCGCACTCATGAAAATGGGTACCGTTCATGCAAAAACGCGCGTGCATACAATTCACTTACGATGGCGTTCATAATTTGTAAATGAGTATTGTTTATCCTCAGGTTAATTCAAATGATGATCAAGGTGTTCTTACCGGTCGATGGGACGGGGAGTACTCTGATGGAACTGCCCCCGCTTCATGGACTGGCAGCGTACCAATCCTGGAAGAATTTCTGAAAAGTGGAGAGGCGGTAAACTACGGGCAATGTTGGGTCTTTGCCGGCGTAGTAACGACCGTTTGTCGGGCTTTGGGTATACCTTCGAGGGTCGTCTCGAATATGGTCTCTGCACACGATGCAAATGCCTCTTTGTCCGTTGATCGTTATTATAACGCCGATAATGAAGAGCTTGAATACGATCCGGAGAACCCCCTAGGCGAAGATTCAGTCTGGAATTACCACGTGTGGAATGACGTGTGGATGGCTAGGCCAGATCTTCCCATGGGATACGGTGGTTGGCAGGCGATTGATGCTACGCCTCAGGAAACTTCCGATGGATTTTATCAATGTGGACCAACATCTGTTGAAGCAATCAAGCAAGGTGCCGTTGGATACAATTACGATGTTCCATTCATGCTAGCTTCCGTCAACGCTGATTTAATGCGGTGGAAAGAAAATAGCGAAAGTGATTTCGGTTGGAGTAAAATAGAATGCAACAAGTACCAGTACGTAATGTGTATTACCGatgttatttattcatttggatttcattttttacatcgaGTTGTCCTGACATCTGACtgacttttcatttttttcaattacagcATTGGACGTATGATTCTGACCAAAGCACCGTACATTTTTGACCCAAACGGTGACAAAGACAGACAAGATATCACTTCATTATACAAAGCTAAGGAAGGTAAGATATCGATGTTCGAATCACTGAAAGTACTTCATCTGGTTTAATTTcgtaattcaaatttcaaatcagaGTGATAATTCATTTTGCTGGAAACACTTATAGGTACCGATGCGGAGCGCTTAACTCTGTACAGGGCGGTCCGTGGTACGGAGAGGGCAAAGAGGTTTTACGCGGTTCCTGATCCAGCTAAAGAAGACGTTAAATTTGATCTGGTTGAGCtagaaaaaatcgatatcgGAGAGCCTTTTGCCGTGACAGTTCGCATTGAAAACAAGTCTAACCAACCACGCAATGTCAGCGCGATTTTGTCAGCCGGAAGTGTCTACTATACCGGAGTGAAAGCCAATTTAGTGAAAAGGGCAACTGGGGAATTCACCGTTCAGCCCGGTGGCAGTAAGTTTGACACTTGAATTTTCACCTATCTGACATTATTGAGACAATTTTCACGGTAATGCATATTTTACAGcggaaaaactgaaattaacTGTAACTGTTGATGACTACCTGGATAAGTTGGTTGAGTATGCCATGATGAAGCTGTATGCTATCGCTACAGTTAAAGAGACAAGACAAACATGGGCCGAAGAAGACGATTTTCAGGTTTTGAAGCCATCTATTACCATTAAGGTAAAGTTGGACTTCAATCTAAGTGCGGACTGTTCAAGATAGAACCAAGCAATACGCGTCACATATAAAACTTATAATTGTACTAAGGAAAATAGGATGTTCAGAATTTCTGTGAATCTTATTACCAAATTCGCTTcaatgagaaaaaacgaatGGAAAGTATTCCGATAGTAATATAGGTATTTCTATTTGAAAACagggttgaaaatatttacaatctATTTGACGTGAATAGTCGAGACCCTCTTCAATGCCAAATTGTTGCAGAACTGTACCGTGACAGTATCCGGAAATTGAACACCCAAGTAAGCATGCGTAaagtttttcatctttttgaGCCGTTCAGGGTTATGTTGATTCAAATATATGATTCAGATGCAAATCCGTCACATTTTGGCTACCTCAAAGTCTCAGCGCGACATAACCTCGAAACGTCTGCCACAAGCAGATGGACAACTAGGCACAACTAAGTTGAATTTACTAAGGAacagccccctgacacacgctgctaaaagtggttcgcaaaatgtccctcgattctgccgccaatttccaccactagtggcgctagtagttacCTGGCGAGCTTGCGCGCGGTCAGCTAGGAcagcgagcgtgtcagaagtctactagcaccacgtagaggaactaaaaaacaGGGACAagacgcgtacaattttttagtatacgagcagtggcgagtgtcagggggctgcTAAGGAATCACTCGatttcgcgcatgcgcatttgGTTGGGTATTCAGTTTCTCGACACTGTCACGATATAGGAGGTGTTGAAGTCAAATTGTTCGCCGTGCCAGCGCTCTGGCAAATAATTGGTCTCGCGCattgtagcgcatgcgcattaaactATACAAGACGACGGACCATTCTGTCGTAGCAATTCCCACTGCATatattttacttattatcatataaaatatataacacTTAATATTATGTGATTGATAAACTTTTGTAGATTCAAGACGACCTTTCAGTTGGAAAGCCAGCAGCAATTTCGTTGAGTTTTACAAATCCGTTGAAGAAGACCTTGACGGAGTGTAAATTCAACTATGCTGGACCAGGATTGGCGAGAAACAAGACATTGGCGTTCAGAGACGTTGCTCCAGGTGAGCTGGTGCATGTGGAACATCAATTAATACCGCAGAAGG from Neodiprion virginianus isolate iyNeoVirg1 chromosome 3, iyNeoVirg1.1, whole genome shotgun sequence encodes the following:
- the LOC124301398 gene encoding hemocyte protein-glutamine gamma-glutamyltransferase-like: MTSSEPLVVDSVYLYEKENAVAHHTGNYELVHLEPPTPVLRRGQPFNVAVRFNRPYVDSTDIVRLLFNFGPNPNVMKGTRGINTVTNRDTYLHDLKSWGGRMVGSSAEDLSVEIRSPVNSPVGIWQLNIETTTLGSKKAPNTFQFEKDIYILFNPWVKEDLVYMENQRLLDEYVTNDTGKVWVGALGSCRGREWIFGQFDACVLPACQLLLERSGIKAVSRGDPIKMTRAISKIVNSNDDQGVLTGRWDGEYSDGTAPASWTGSVPILEEFLKSGEAVNYGQCWVFAGVVTTVCRALGIPSRVVSNMVSAHDANASLSVDRYYNADNEELEYDPENPLGEDSVWNYHVWNDVWMARPDLPMGYGGWQAIDATPQETSDGFYQCGPTSVEAIKQGAVGYNYDVPFMLASVNADLMRWKENSESDFGWSKIECNKYHIGRMILTKAPYIFDPNGDKDRQDITSLYKAKEGTDAERLTLYRAVRGTERAKRFYAVPDPAKEDVKFDLVELEKIDIGEPFAVTVRIENKSNQPRNVSAILSAGSVYYTGVKANLVKRATGEFTVQPGGTEKLKLTVTVDDYLDKLVEYAMMKLYAIATVKETRQTWAEEDDFQVLKPSITIKIQDDLSVGKPAAISLSFTNPLKKTLTECKFNYAGPGLARNKTLAFRDVAPGELVHVEHQLIPQKAGQQTIIATFTSKQLVDVTGSKSVQVFEN